The Juglans regia cultivar Chandler chromosome 16, Walnut 2.0, whole genome shotgun sequence nucleotide sequence TTCGCTTTTGGTAAAAGTGGTCCTCATAATCTaagagggaaagaaaacaaaattaaaacaaaatattttaaaataatattattttattcgaaAGTGGTAGGAAAGTCTCTTAATTATCAAGTGCGTGCTAGCTAGAAGATCAAgacaaagacaagaaaaaatggTCCTGGGTTTGAATTCAATTATTCAAGATTTTATATTTAGTCACACTTTATTTGTTATTtagacacattatttttaagaatatttttatttttattttaattagataAATGTGGCAAACGCACTTTAAACATTAAGTCATTgctaaaatttattaaataatttattaatcatttttctttNNNNNNNNNNNNNNNNNNNNNNNNNNNNNNNNNNNNNNNNNNNNNNNNNNNNNNNNNNNNNNNNNNNNNNNNNNNNNNNNNNNNNNNNNNNNNNNNNNNNGAGGCATTAGAGAATGAGGCTAAAATCCTCTAGAGTTTGAATTCTAGGTATATTGTCCGATGTATAGGGATGGATTTCATGAGGGGATCAAATGGTGGACACAAACTCAATGTCTTTATGGAGTACATGGTAGGGGGTAGTTTGTCAGATGTGGCAGAAAAATTTTGTGGAGTGCTAGAAGAAAAAGTGATTAAGTTGTATACAAGAGAGATTCTTCTTGGTATTAAGTATCTTCATGAGAGTGGAATCGTGCATTGTGATCTTAAGAGCAAGAATGTGCTTTTGGGTTCATCCGGGGATATCAAATTGGCCGATTTTGGTTGTGCAAAGAGGTTGGAGGGATTTATGGGTAATAGGGGTCTGGGACTCCATTATGGATGGCTCctgaagttttgagaaatgaaggaTTGGATTTTGCTTCGGATATTTGGTCACTGGGATGCACGGTGATTGAAATGGCAATCGGCAGGCCTCCTTGGGATGATAAGCTCTTTAATCCAATGGCTGCAGTTCTAAAGATTGCATGCAGCGATGTGACACCTCAATTTCCAACTCAATTCTCAAAGGAGGGGTTGGATTTTTTGGCCAAGTGCTTGGAGAGAGAGCCCGAAAGAAGGTGGATAGCTGAGAAGTTGCTTAACCATCCATTTGTTTCTAGGAATTCAACGAGGACACATACAAGGCCGGAACCAGCATGCTCTCTAGCAAGTATCTTCGACTTTGGGATTTATGATTCAGAGAGCGGTAATGCAGATGCTTTCCGAAGCAAAAATGCATTCTCATGGTCTCTGTGTTGTTGTAGTGAGAGAAACAAAACAGTAAGAAGATAGCAGACAAGGAGTGAGTTAGCTTCGTCGGAGATTTGGATTACTGTTAGATCCCATGTTACTTGTTGAAGTTTGGGCCAGATCATTTGGAGAAAAAAGTAGATTTATAGAGAGTGAAAGTGTAGACTGATTTGAATGTACAGCTCTAAAGTAGAGAGAGCTAGGTTACCAAGTTTGTCAGTTGTTTTCCTagagcattttaattttttccttggACAGTATCAAGCTTTTGCTTTGAATTTTGCACCCTCATCAAGTTTCTCATTTTAGGAAAGCTCATGTCAAAACTTTCCGAGATTCTAATTGTTGCAATCAATTCCACTCATTTGGCTCCAAgagttctctctttctccgttCCAGCCCAACAGAAGCTGCAGTACCGGTGCAGCCAATTTAATTAGTGAAAAGGTAAAATCATCTTTGGCCAATGCAAATGACAGGTTTGGAACGCATTTAATCGGATAAAGTTAATATGTGGAAGTTTCGGATGTCATGTCGTCGTTGCTTTCAGATTCCGCTCTTCAGTTCAGTAACTGACATCCCCTCTTTTTTTGGGGTTCTACCCTTTCCCTTTCCCTACTTAATTTGGAAAAACATCCACAATCAGCCCTACGAGAGGATAGCCCTCAGAACCATGCCCCATGATTTTGGGAGTCGGATAATCTAAATATGAAACAGGTGCAAGCAGAACAAATTTACAACCACCATTCACTCAATCACAACTCTATGCGATAAAGCCTCTGATCATGATTCAAAAGAAGCAATAAAATCTAGATGGCCAAAAAAACCTGTGTGAAATACGTTGTCGGCAGCAAAACCTCGATCGAAAGTGCAAGGGAATTCAATTCAAGGGAGAAACCCATCTCTCAGTCAAATTAATGAAACAACTCAATTCAAGGAAGAAACATCCAGCTCCATTGCATAACTCCTAACCCCATGCCCCCGCACCGCAGTCAGAGTTCCAATTACTCGtgttttgcctttccttttcccTCAATTGTTTCAGTCAACTGTGAACCATCGTAAGACAACAAACAGATATATAAATGAATGATGGCCACGTTATGAAAGACACAGAGCTATCGTCAAATTAATCCTCCACTTGCTTCTAAGCATACCACTGCCTCTACAAACATCTCGTCTCCCATCCTGAATGCCAAAATGATCTAATCTACTCAATCGCAAACACATCAGTATGCATACAGTAAAAAAAGTTATACTTCTATATACTTTTGTACATATTGGAACCCAACCGAAACAGATGATCCATATGGACAGGCATTTATGATGATGTCTACAAAAGAGGACAACTAGTATAAAATATCTTGCATGCACCAAAACTACCAAAATGTCATGCAAAGACTGCCATTCCACACGCTAGCTCCAAGCCTTTGTAGAAAGTGGTTTTCCTCCCATAATCTTCCTTTAGAAAACCCCCCgactcttttttcctcttttcttttgggCCAAATTTTGGCATGTTACCTTCCCCTTTCCATGAGAACTCAAGAATGATATTTTTCAGAATAGTATTAACTCAAAAGCTCCTGTGAATGGAGGAAACATCTCTCATACCTTGTAATGAAACTGGCTGCTCTCTTACACGTGATAAAACAATGGAAACTTGCTCAATTGCAACATCTAGCCGCTCCTTGGACTTGGTAGATTCCGTTACCAGAGTTGATACCATACTCTGCAGAAACTGTATTCTTTCAGCATGATCACTTGGAGTACTCTGAAGGAGCTTTGCAGAAGGTGTGCTGATCCGGCGCCAACGGATGGGAAGGTACCTATCTGGAATCTGAAAGCAATTTCCTGTCGAGAGAACTCGAAGGGCATGCCGACAAAGAATTCCAGAGAACTCGAAATGATGGCAACTGCAACTTATGATGCCTTCCCGTGGAACCCAATACACTTTCCGACCACCCTCAGTTTTTGTGTGGTGTCTCACTAGAAAACCATCATCTACGTGAAAAGATGCATAGTGGGCAGCCAGAACAAGTTGTTCTTGTAGCTTAGAGAAGGCAAAAGGAGTCAGCATCGTGGCAGCATGGGATTCCATGGGGGCCCCTGTTTTCAGGCATATATTTTGGAGATTCTGTTGCATTGTTTGTTGTTCTCCAGTTTGATCTTTAAAATCTACGGCAACTGCAACCTGCCAGTGCAAATTAAAGTAAAACATAGGAAAAAGCTCTACTCAACTCAACTGAGCCttaatcctaattaattaatctatgCATAAgggtaaaaactaaaaactctTCGTGACAGTTTTCTGTCAATCTGTTGAACTGGAATCAAGTTCTGAATTAAGTACGGATTGATATCCAGTAACCTCAtcaagattgaaagaaaaataatccaaAACATGGAAATATAATAGTAAAAGCaacattaaaaaagttaaaaacttgcTATGCCATGTCAAGCTGTTTCTGTTATTATTTTTTCGATAAgggcatatttttattttaatgtgcATATCTTAATCCTCTCAAGCTTTCTAGCTCTCAGAACTTTTCAAGGTTAAATTTAGTCTGACAGTCTTGGTAGGGCTAACATTTCAAGTCAAGGACCAGGAAATAAACCTGGACACTCCACATTGGGTGGGGAATTAGGCACTCTTTACAGGTACTAGGGTAAACTGCACATTAGTTACTTTTCTTTCTTCGATATGCACATATATATGTCCCTAATTATGTTAGCATGCATATCTTAATCATCATAAGCTTTCCTGCTCCCAGGACCATTCAACTCTTAATTTAATCTGACAGTCTTGGTACGGCTAACATTTCAAGTCAAGGACCAGGAAATAAACCTGTACCCGCCAGGCCGGGTAGGGGATAGGCATTAGGCACTATTTACAGGTACTAGGTCCAAATTGCCCATTagttacttttcttttttcaatatttttgggCAAAGACTTTATTGTGCTcaagttttcttcattttgcaATACTATATTAAAGTGATTAGTTTTTCTTATTAGCACGACTCAttatcatcaaattttatatatggctTTTTGTCCAGGCACATGTCAACAGTATctcttttcttccttcaaatACCAGCACTAGGGCAAATATTTAaccaaaagaacataaaaaaaaaaaaatcaaataaaatcaaaagccCTTTATTtcagtgattttattttcagtaaTCATGTCCTGCATATCTCAATAGTCACCATTTAACAACCTTCTGTGAATGGCAGAGTATTTCCACTCCTCACCATACTGTATCCAATACAATCTGCCTGTTTGACATGATTCAGGTTATGAAGAGAACATGTCTATATGTTTTGGCATCTTCAGATACACGAAGTCACAAAAATAATTGACCAAAACAAGGCATAGATTAATGATTACTGGACCAGAAAAGTTAAGTGCTTGCTGGGTTAGTATTAATAACTtttccttcctctctctttATGGTGTGACAGAGAAAGACAGGGAGGGGTGGGGGCAGAAGCTTTTGAACATAAAAAGGCCAGTCTTGAAAAATCCCCAACACATTCTCAGCATGCCCAAAGTGAAACAGGCTGCCAAGcaccaaaaattttatatacacagaaaacaaagaaattttatatcCTAATATTCTTATGAGGCTAGTCCTCACTGTTAGCAGCCCAAGATCTTTAATTGATACTGACTAAAATGTAGAACATGGTACTGATTACACTGAGCAATCATGGGTCATCACTTAGGAATACTTGCAAATATGGTAAGATGGGGTACTAGAGAGGGGAATGGGTCCTATGGGGTGGGGGTTTGGAAACACATACAACGTGGTTGGGGGTTGTTTTCTCGTCATTCTAAATTCTTGGTGGGGGACGGCACtcgtataaaattttggagggacatttggtgtggggagAAGGCTCTAGCGGACACCTTTCCTTCCGTTTTTCGTTTGGCATGTGATCAAGAGGCTTCAGTGGCGGATCTCATGGTTTGTTTAGAGGATCAACTCCATTGGAATGTCACCTTTAGTAGAGCAGCTCAAGATTGGGAACTAAACAGTTTCGAGGCGTTTTTCAGTCGAGTGTACTCTACGAGAATGTCTGGATTGAGAGAAGATAAACTGTGGTGGAATCCGGCAGGTAAGGATGTTTTTTCGGTTCGCTCCTTCTATAAGTCCCTTACTTTGCTTCCAAACACACATTTTCCTTGGAGAGGATTGTGGAGGAATAAAGCACCTCCAAAAGCACTATTTTTCACTTGGACGGCGGCTCTGGGTAAGATTCTGACCACTGATAATTTGCGGAAGCGCCGGGTAATTATTCCAGAATGGTGTTGTACGTGCAAGAAAGCTGGCGAGACAATGGATCAtcttttgttacattgtgagacagctagAGCACTGTAGAGCGATGTGTTCATTCAATTAGGGTTAAATTGGGCGATGCCTGCTACAGTGGTAGAGTTATTGGCTAGCTGGATATTGCCGGGTGGTGCTCCACAAATCAAAACTGTGTGGAAAATAGTTCCtctttgtattatgtggtgtatatggtgGGAGCGTAATGAGCGgacatttgaagataaggagtggACAATAGAGGatcttagaattttatttttctgtaccTTACTTCTTTGGGCTAttgctgtagattttaatggcctaaatgtacatgattttcttctttcttttttagcaactagataggttttatctcttgtataccaccTTGTAtacctgggctttgcctattcttatttatactaccgtttacttatcaaaaaagaatacttacaaaaaaataaaaaaaatcatgacttaagatataataaaaaacaaacagtaaataataatatgctTATCTGATTGAACAGAAATAGTAAACGAGAATGGCATACTTGTTCTACAAAGTGTGCAAGCCGGGTCTGTGCACTCAAAAATCTTTGAATGAAAGCATTAATCGTCTTTGACTGGCCAGTTGTAGTCATTCCGGCAAAGAAATGGCTTCTCAAGAATGGTAATGCCCAAAGTGAGCGTAACCCATACAAATTGGCTATATGCCTGTTAGTATGCAACCCGAAAGAATTTACCATGTCCCTCCACCCGAGGTCAAAATCATCAACTGTCTCCAGATTATAGAGTCGAAAGAAGTCTGCCTTCCATTCGTTGTACCGTTCTCCCAGTACAGCATTGAACCAGGATGGAAATTTTGCCACAATCATCCATATGCAAAGAGCATGCTTAGTCGTAGTCATTTCGATGGTTATTGCTTCTTTGAGACACATATTTTGGTCAGTTAAAATTGTTTGTGGAGCCTTCCCATTCATGAACCCCAAGAATGCCTTCCATATGtacaatacaaaacaaaaatgccaATGTCAAATTAAGAGCAGTGCAgcattttagaagaaaaatatgtGTGAATGTGCAATAGATTATTCATAAACAGATGAGAGtgctaaataaattttttggaaCGGCCGTAGTTTTGAAGATAGAGAATGCTTGTTGGGAGAGGTTAGAGACTTTTTCTTCCATACAATATTTCTTTGGGCATCTGCTATCGTACTTGATGGGGCctgttttcatgatttcattgTTGCTTTTTCTAGTTCCTAACTGGTAATTaggtgttctctcttgtatactccGTGTgaacttgggctatgcctaattacttggtttaataaatttttttttaccaatagaaaaaaaaatcctgaacAATACCAGGAGGTGCTCCATCTGCATTTACAGGGGAAAAAGAGAGCCTGATCTCATACAAATTTACTACTACAAATCTGACTTGTACATTCTCAGTGAAAGTCTGGCCTGTTTCCCAACATTTAAGGTTGTAACATCGAGAATATTAACCCCCAATTAACATATTGAAACTGAACATTATTTTGTGCAAGGTCCAGAACCTGACTGGCCAATAATATCTAATCATCTGCCACATTAACTACTCCCTGATGCTATCTTAACATCCACATGTATAATTTTCAATGCCTATGTTTCTATGCATCAATGTCtcttttgcttttgtttatGTCACATGAGAGAAAAGAAATCAAGTGAGTTGTCTGATTCGGATTAATTGCAGTCAAATGTACAATATAACTTGACAGATTAGTTggagaaaaaaaacaattatttttcatgccATTACCTTCAATGCCCacgaaaacgacctcagatttTCCTCATGCAAAAGGACGCAGCCAAAGAAGCAAGGCATACCGTAATTATTCATTCCGACCCAAATCCCCAGAGGCATGTCAAATGCAGTCAGGCGATGTGTTGTATCAAACACAACCGCATCACCAAATATCTCATATGAATGGACCGATGACGCATATGACCATGCAATGTTCTCTAACCTGTGGTTTGAATCAAGCGTATACTCAAATCTGAAGTTGGGGTCTTTCTCCTTAATGTTTCTGCACATTCTTAACAAGTCTATGCTCTCCTCTTCTGGATCTAATTTCCTAAACGATTGGAGTAAATTCCTCACATCCTTTTCAGTGAAGGGTAAATATCCAGGCTCTACACACTTCTCAAGCTCCATAAGTCTCATCATCTGGTGCACAGAGATGCCTGTTTTGGCAAACATAAGGATTCTGCCCTTGTCTGTATCTGATATGGTCCGGTATGCAGGAAGGAAACGAACTTGATTTGGTTCTAAGAGCTCATGATTATGGTGATTTGCAAAACCTGTGACACGCCATTCTGGTGCCCCTAATTCTGTTGTCTTGCTTATCCGCAAGTATGCTTGACATCCACACCTTGAGGATTTACGGTTTCTTTGAGGTTTACTTTCACTTGAGGTTTTAATAGGGGTGTTGCCAGCACGGTGGCACACAAAGTAGCGTCTCGTAAGTCCTTTTCCAATCCCATCCTTTCCCTCTGTACGATGGCGCCGGATTGAGAAGCCGCATCGCTTTGCAAATTCACTATAAAATTCATAAGCAGAATCATGAGTAGCAAATCTTTGCCCAATGAATGGAATTGCATCATTAGTGGTTTCTAAGGAAAGCCTGGTTTCATCAGGTGATTCCTCTGTGCTACTGCTATCATCCAGGGACAAAGATCTTTGATCTGAGGGATCATCATACACCACCAACATCGGTCCAGCCTCTTCAGACATACTTTCTCATTA carries:
- the LOC118344869 gene encoding protein FAR1-RELATED SEQUENCE 11-like produces the protein MSEEAGPMLVVYDDPSDQRSLSLDDSSSTEESPDETRLSLETTNDAIPFIGQRFATHDSAYEFYSEFAKRCGFSIRRHRTEGKDGIGKGLTRRYFVCHRAGNTPIKTSSESKPQRNRKSSRCGCQAYLRISKTTELGAPEWRVTGFANHHNHELLEPNQVRFLPAYRTISDTDKGRILMFAKTGISVHQMMRLMELEKCVEPGYLPFTEKDVRNLLQSFRKLDPEEESIDLLRMCRNIKEKDPNFRFEYTLDSNHRLENIAWSYASSVHSYEIFGDAVVFDTTHRLTAFDMPLGIWVGMNNYGMPCFFGCVLLHEENLRSFSWALKAFLGFMNGKAPQTILTDQNMCLKEAITIEMTTTKHALCIWMIVAKFPSWFNAVLGERYNEWKADFFRLYNLETVDDFDLGWRDMVNSFGLHTNRHIANLYGLRSLWALPFLRSHFFAGMTTTGQSKTINAFIQRFLSAQTRLAHFVEQVAVAVDFKDQTGEQQTMQQNLQNICLKTGAPMESHAATMLTPFAFSKLQEQLVLAAHYASFHVDDGFLVRHHTKTEGGRKVYWVPREGIISCSCHHFEFSGILCRHALRVLSTGNCFQIPDRYLPIRWRRISTPSAKLLQSTPSDHAERIQFLQSMVSTLVTESTKSKERLDVAIEQVSIVLSRVREQPVSLQGMRDVSSIHRSF